TGCAGGCGATGGCCGCGTGCGCGCAGCCCGTTGACCAGGTGGCCGAGGGTATTGGCCACGCCGTTGATTTCCGGGCTGTAGGTCTCGCTGACCAGGGCGATGAATAGCGGGGGAGTGCTCATGACAACAGTCTGGGCTGCCGTCATGTAGCGTCTGTGACATCAGCGTGGCGGTTGTGTGACAGCCCTGGCGCCCGAACTCACGCCACCTTCACGCACCCAGAAGAGGGTCGCGCCAGCCACGGCGGCAGGCATCATCACGATGTTCACGAAAGGGACCAGCAGGGCTGCGTAGGTGATGCCGCCAAAACCCAGGGACTGCCAGCGCTTCTCGCGCAGCCAGGCGAGCATGTCCTGCCAGCTGACCTTATTGTTGTCGGCGGGGTAGTCGATGTACTGGATGGCCATCATCCACACGCCGAACAGCAGCCACAGCGGCGCCGCGACCAGATTGACCACCGGGATGAACGACAGGATCAGCAAGCCCAGGGCCCGCGGCAGGAAGTAGGCCAGCTTGCGGCCTTCGCGGCCCAGGGTGCGCGGCACCATGGCGATCAGCTCGCCCCAGCTGAACGGCGGGAAGTTGTCCTGGCCGCGCACCACCACCTCGACCTTCTCGGCGAGAAAGCCGTTGAAGGGGGCGGCGACGATATTGGCCAGCATGGTGAAGGTGAAGAACACCATCAACACCACCAGCACCACGAACAGCGGCCAGAGAATGTACTGCAGAAAGCTCAGCCAGCTCGGCAGCGACGGCATGAAGGTGTCCACCCAGCCGCTGAACTGCTGCACGGCGAAGCCGATCATCAGGCTGAACAGGATCAGGTTGATCGCCAGCGGCAGCAGTACGAACAGCCGCAGGCCGGGGCTCATGACCAGTTTCAGGCCTTCGCCGAGGTACTGCGGGCCGGACAGCACGGGAGCGCGCATCGAGGTGTCTCCAACAAGTGAACGTGGCGCGACCTTACCCATTTTGCCGCCCAGGTGAAAGCCGGGCAGGGCGATAGCAGGCAACTATGCAGGGGATTGGCAAAGCGCATTTCCATGGCACGGGCTGCGACGGCTAGTCTGCTCGCGTCCCTTGTTCAGCCGCCGATGTCCGACCGCTTGCGGTAGGTGGCGGCTTTTTTTGCAGCAATGCGCTGTGAGGAGTCTCTGATGTCGAGTAGCCGACACGCCCGCGTGATCATTCTCGGTTCCGGCCCCGCGGGTTACAGTGCGGCGGTCTACGCTGCCCGTGCCAATCTCAAGCCCCTGTTGATCACCGGCCTGCAGGCCGGCGGGCAGCTGACCACCACCACCGAAGTGGACAACTGGCCGGGCGACGCCCATGGCCTGACCGGCCCCGAACTGATGCAGCGCATGCAGGCTCACGCCGAGCGTTTCGAGACGGAGATCGTCTTCGACCACATCCAGGCCGTGGATCTGGCTGCGCGGCCCTTCACCCTGGTGGGCGACAGCCTTTCCTATACCTGCGATGCGCTGATCATCGCCACTGGCGCCAGTGCTCGTTACCTGGGGCTGCCCAGTGAAACCGCGTTCATGGGCAAGGGCGTCTCGGCCTGCGCCACCTGTGACGGCTTCTTCTACCGCAACCGCGAGGTGGCGGTGGTTGGCGGCGGCAACACCGCCGTGGAGGAGGCTCTGTATCTGGCCAACATCGCCAGCCGCGTGACGTTGATCCATCGCCGTGGCGCCTTTCGTGCCGAGAAGATCCTGCAGAACAAGCTGCAGGCGCGGGTGGCCGAAGGGCGCATCGTGCTGGCCCTGAATGCCGAGGTGGACGAAGTGCTCGGCGACGCCTCGGGCGTTACCGGCGTGCGCATCCGTGAACGTGACGGCGACACCCGCGATCTGGCGGTGGACGGTCTGTTCGTGGCCATCGGGCATACGCCCAACACGGCGCTCTTCGAAGGCCAGCTGGCGCTCAGGGACGGCTACCTGCAGGTCAACGGCGGGCGCGACGGCAATGCCACCGCCACCAGCACCCCCGGCGTATTCGCCGCGGGGGATGTCGCCGACAGCGTCTACCGCCAGGCGATCACCTCGGCCGGTGCCGGCTGCATGGCGGCGCTGGATGTGGAGCGTTTCCTCGACGGGCTGTGAACATCGACGGCGCGCCCCGTAAACGGAAAATGCCCGTGTCCATCGACACGGGCATTTTCATTGGATCACAATCATGCTGGCGGCTTACAGATCGAAGTCGTACTCGGCCAGTTGCTTGTGCAGGCGCCGTTCTTCGAGAAAATTGTCGATGATGCGTCGCTTGGTGAGATTGGTCTTCGCCACTTCCACAGGGGCTTCGCTGTTGTCCGTTTCGTCGCTGACGAAGTCGTCGTCCAGTTCCAGGTCTTCTTTGCCGTTGCTCATGCGCTTCACTCCCGGCTACAGGGGCCATTTGCCGACCTTATAAGGGCAAACGTGAAGGGAGTAAAAAAGATTTTTTCAATCAACTCATATCAGAAAGCTATGAAGCATCAATCGTCGGAGGTCTTTTGCTTGTATTCGCACAGGTCTTCGATGCGGCAGCTGCCACAGCGCGGCTTGCGCGCCTGGCACACGTAGCGGCCGTGCAGGATCAGCCAGTGGTGGGCGTCCAGCAGGAAATCCCTGGGTACGAACCTGAGCAGCTTGTTCTCGACCTCCATCACGTTCTTGCCGGGGGCGATGCCGGTGCGGTTGCTGACCCGAAAGATGTGCGTATCCACGGCCATGGTCAGCTGGCGAAAGGCGGTATTGAGCACCACGTTGGCGGTCTTGCGACCCACGCCGGGCAGTGCCTCCAGGGCCTCGCGGGTTTCCGGTACCTGGCTGCCGTGCTGCTCGACGAGAATCCGGCAGGTCTCGATGACGT
Above is a genomic segment from Pseudomonas argentinensis containing:
- the trxB gene encoding thioredoxin-disulfide reductase; translation: MSSSRHARVIILGSGPAGYSAAVYAARANLKPLLITGLQAGGQLTTTTEVDNWPGDAHGLTGPELMQRMQAHAERFETEIVFDHIQAVDLAARPFTLVGDSLSYTCDALIIATGASARYLGLPSETAFMGKGVSACATCDGFFYRNREVAVVGGGNTAVEEALYLANIASRVTLIHRRGAFRAEKILQNKLQARVAEGRIVLALNAEVDEVLGDASGVTGVRIRERDGDTRDLAVDGLFVAIGHTPNTALFEGQLALRDGYLQVNGGRDGNATATSTPGVFAAGDVADSVYRQAITSAGAGCMAALDVERFLDGL
- a CDS encoding PA3496 family putative envelope integrity protein, which gives rise to MSNGKEDLELDDDFVSDETDNSEAPVEVAKTNLTKRRIIDNFLEERRLHKQLAEYDFDL
- the cysZ gene encoding sulfate transporter CysZ — protein: MRAPVLSGPQYLGEGLKLVMSPGLRLFVLLPLAINLILFSLMIGFAVQQFSGWVDTFMPSLPSWLSFLQYILWPLFVVLVVLMVFFTFTMLANIVAAPFNGFLAEKVEVVVRGQDNFPPFSWGELIAMVPRTLGREGRKLAYFLPRALGLLILSFIPVVNLVAAPLWLLFGVWMMAIQYIDYPADNNKVSWQDMLAWLREKRWQSLGFGGITYAALLVPFVNIVMMPAAVAGATLFWVREGGVSSGARAVTQPPR
- the nth gene encoding endonuclease III, encoding MNAAKRLEIFRRLHEDNPEPKTELAYSTPFELLIAVILSAQATDVGVNKATAKLYAVANTPEAILALGVEGLSEYIKTIGLYNSKARNVIETCRILVEQHGSQVPETREALEALPGVGRKTANVVLNTAFRQLTMAVDTHIFRVSNRTGIAPGKNVMEVENKLLRFVPRDFLLDAHHWLILHGRYVCQARKPRCGSCRIEDLCEYKQKTSDD